One Setaria italica strain Yugu1 chromosome II, Setaria_italica_v2.0, whole genome shotgun sequence DNA segment encodes these proteins:
- the LOC101757112 gene encoding kinesin-like protein KIN-7I isoform X3, producing MERIHVAVRSRPLSPEDARSSPWRISGNTIAHSAQSFTRFEFDRIFGEECRTAEVYETRTKRIVDSVVRGFNGTVFAYGQTNSGKTHTMRGSTNEPGIIPLAVQDLFQRIEEHMDREFLVRMSYMEIYNEDINDLLVPEHRKLQIHESSEKGIFVAGLREEIVTCAEQVMDFMSFGESHRHIGETNMNLYSSRSHTIFRMVIESREKGDDNEVEDSCDAVRVSVLNLVDLAGSERAAKTGAEGVRLKEGSHINKSLMTLGTVIKKLSEGIDGQGGHVPYRDSKLTRILQPALGGNSNTAIICNITLAQVHADETKSSLQFASRALRVTNCACVNEILTDAALLKRQKKEIEELRAKLRNSQSDHWGEEILNLRNTLLQSELEKERIALELEEEKKAKEQRDRRLIEQAKKIENLSSLVLNSERDDRSTAFSKDKRRVTWCPGPNTRQIGIEVLGPAAEGRASSTVRNERNMGIPPRFEELMQGSYASNDEPSSGACSSSDISKDSEDVSLPDSHALLHVTRRKPNTMKKSDQEQFGGTTGELVIPQDPCDGNDALQSQESTASCVVSSLSARESEAIFVIKQLQDQIKLLEAEKSSIQTNLDDVLELATQQKTSFSEKYEELQQNALAAQEQAKVANEKLSTLSANVKSNQEVAYGFLSNVLMETRGITLETDQLGNSVDSALSFIDELCQNLLTMAQGILEVKHSAHEDITQIGSMIMDYEKLLACLMEKFCKLESEKKLLEEQSQDQQNEIDKLKSSLESCEKAIDDCTLQHELEKDSILSDLLNLQKEVSTLSSSSLMKEKESIRKELDRTKAKLRETENKLKNSIQEKIKLQSEKAEAHKEVKKLQSQRTLLERDLRKRDSVTVDKRHELNSMPQELAEVFDQAVQMQEEYQKLEVHAFNMETEISSLQEALTTSIAEKDEALSKVELMTSELEDLANKLNSSESERNSLSDEIALLTKKSIASESILKRLEASFNSVSREKEDMGMQLTDALLDMESEKSIWTAKERAYLETNQRLNICLDENRKLSEDLIKVRQELVCCRERCRTLEEKLALSLEGDMNEKGIKCCEACKGSDQAVEKGRTIDGAIGENKQLLMITEERNSLLSETQQMRLIVNEAEVLKENCNIKLIHAKATVDELSSRISVMEVNMKNDAVAHNKEKTKLRMQIRWLEPQLEAHRGQLKEAVDEMRIMDAKYQEASTMLKKELSQSCREVLRLREMLKESQGTRN from the exons ATGGAGCGGATCCACGTCGCCGTGCGCTCGCGGCCGCTCTCCCCGGAGGACGCGCGGAGCAGCCCGTGGAGGATCTCCGGCAACACCATTGCACACTCCGCACAGTCCTTCACCCGCTTCGAATTTG ACAGGATATTCGGCGAGGAATGCCGCACCGCCGAGGTCTACGAGACTCGCACCAAGCGCATCGTCGATTCCGTGGTCCGAGGGTTCAATG GCACTGTTTTTGCATATGGTCAAACTAATAGTGGGAAGACCCACACGATGAGAGGATCCACCAATGAACCTGGAATAATACCACTTGCAGTTCAAGACTTATTCCAGCGCATTGAAGAG CATATGGACAGAGAATTTCTTGTCCGGATGTCTTATATGGAAATTTACAATGAAGACATTAATGACCTTCTTGTGCCAGAACATCGGAAGTTGCAGATTCATGAGAGTAGTGAG AAAGGAATATTTGTTGCTGGTTTAAGAGAAGAGATTGTTACATGCGCGGAGCAGGTCATGGATTTTATGTCTTTTGGAGAAT CTCACCGGCATATTGGAGAGACAAACATGAATCTTTACAGCAGCCGTTCTCACACTATATTTCGCATG GTAATTGAGAGCAGAGAAAAAGGTGATGACAATGAAGTTGAAGATTCTTGTGATGCTGTACGAGTATCCGTATTG AACCTTGTCGACTTAGCTGGCTCAGAACGAGCTGCAAAGACTGGTGCAGAGGGTGTGAGGCTTAAGGAGGGTTCTCATATTAACAAAAGTCTCATGACTCTTGGTACGGTTATAAAGAAACTTAGTGAAGGCATAGATGGTCAAGG CGGACATGTCCCGTACCGTGACAGTAAACTGACAAGGATATTGCAGCCTGCTCTGGGTGGAAATTCTAACACAGCTATCATCTGTAATATAACACTTGCACAG GTCCATGCTGATGAGACAAAAAGCAGCTTGCAATTTGCAAGTAGAGCATTGCGTGTAACAAATTGTGCATGCGTTAATGAG ATTTTGACAGATGCCGCGTTATTAAAACGCCAGAAGAAAGAAATAGAGGAGCTCCGTGCAAAACTTAGG AACTCTCAAAGTGATCATTGGGGCGAAGAAATTCTGAATTTGCGGAACACGCTACTGCAG AGTGAACTGGAAAAGGAAAGAATTGCTTTAGAGTTGGAGGAGGAAAAGAAAGCTAAAGAGCAGCGTGACAGACGCTTGATTGAACAGGCAAAGAAAATTGAGAATCTTAGTTCATTGGTATTAAATTCAGAGAGAGATGACAGGAGTACTGCTTTTAGTAAG GACAAAAGAAGGGTAACATGGTGTCCTGGACCAAACACAAGGCAAATTGGTATTGAG GTTTTAGGACCAGCTGCAGAAGGTCGTGCAAGCAGCACAGTTAGAAATGAACGCAATATGGGAATACCGCCGCGTTTTGAAGAGTTAATGCAAGGAAGCTATGCAAGTAATGATGAGCCTAGTTCTGGCGCTTGCTCATCTAGTGATATATCCAAAGACAGTGAAGATGTTTCTCTTCCTGACTCACATGCTTTGCTGCATGTTACCCGAAGAAAGCCAAATACAATG AAGAAATCAGATCAGGAGCAATTCGGGGGGACAACTGGTGAACTAGTAATACCCCAGGACCCTTGTGATGGGAATGATGCTCTGCAAAGTCAGGAAAGCACTGCGTCTTGTGTAGTTAGTAGCTTATCTGCTCGAGAGTCCGAAGCCATTTTTGTCATTAAACAACTTCAAGATCAG ATCAAGTTGTTGGAGGCAGAGAAGAGTTCTATTCAAACTAATTTGGATGATGTTCTTGAGTTGGCAACTCAACAGAAGACCTCGTTCAGTGAGAAGTATGAAGAG CTTCAGCAGAATGCTCTAGCCGCACAAGAACAAGCAAAGGTTGCTAACGAGAAGCTCTCCACACTGTCTGCTAATGTAAAATCCAACCAG GAAGTAGCATACGGATTCCTCAGTAATGTATTGATGGAGACTCGAGGAATAACTTTGGAGACAGATCAGTTGGGAAACTCAGTTGATAGTGCTCTTTCTTTTATTGATGAACTTTGTCAGAATCTCTTGACTATGGCACAAGGCATTCTT GAAGTAAAGCACTCAGCTCATGAAGATATTACACAGATCGGTTCTATGATTATGGATTATGAGAAACTGTTGGCCTGTTTGATGGAAAAATTCTGCAAACTTGAATCAGAGAAG AAACTATTAGAGGAACAATCCCAAGATCAACAAAATGAAATTGATAAACTGAAGTCCAGTCTGGAAAGCTGTGAGAAGGCCATAGAT GACTGTACTCTTCAACATGAACTGGAGAAGGACAGCATTCTCTCAGATCTCCTAAACCTCCAAAAGGAAGTATCGACCTTGTCATCATCTTCTTTGATGAAAGAAAAGGAATCTATCCGAAAGGAACTTGATAGGACTAAAGCAAAGTTAAGAGAGACTGAGAACAAACTTAAGAATTCCATTCAGGAGAAAATAAAACTTCAG AGTGAAAAAGCAGAGGCCCACAAAGAAGTTAAGAAATTGCAAAGCCAGAGAACTTTGCTTGAACGTGATTTACGGAAACGTGACTCAGTCACTGTTGACAAAAGGCATGAGCTGAATTCCATGCCACAGGAACTCGCTGAAGTTTTTGATCAAGCTGTCCAGATGCAG GAGGAGTATCAAAAGCTTGAGGTGCATGCTTTTAATATGGAGACGGAAATTTCTTCTTTACAAGAAGCTTTAACTACTTCAATCGCTGAAAAGGATGAAGCATTGTCTAAAGTGGAGCTTATGACATCAGAACTAGAAGATCTTGCGAATAAATTGAATTCATCTGAATCAGAGAGGAACTCATTAAGCGATGAGATTGCACTTCTG ACCAAAAAATCAATTGCGTCCGAATCTATTCTTAAAAGATTGGAGGCTTCTTTCAATTCTGTATCAAGGGAAAAGGAAGATATGGGAATG CAACTTACTGATGCCCTTCTGGACATGGAGTCTGAAAAATCAATTTGGACAGCAAAGGAGAGGGCATATCTAGAAACTAATCAGAGATTGAATATTTGCCTGGATGAGAACCGCAAACTTTCAGAAGATTTGATTAAG GTGAGGCAAGAGCTGGTGTGTTGTAGAGAACGGTGCAGAACTCTGGAGGAAAAACTGGCTCTTTCCCTGGAGGGTGACATGAATGAGAAAGGAATAAAATGCTG CGAGGCTTGTAAAGGATCCGACCAAGCTGTGGAGAAAGGAAGAACCATTGATGGTGCTATAGGTGAAAAT AAACAACTTTTGATGATTACCGAAGAGCGTAATAGTTTACTTTCTGAGACACAGCAGATGAGGTTAATCGTCAATGAAGCAGAGGTTTTGAAAGAGAATTGTAACATAAAG TTAATACATGCCAAAGCTACAGTAGATGAGTTGAGCTCTAGGATATCTGTCATGGAAGTCAATATGAAAAAT GATGCTGTGGCTCATAACAAAGAGAAGACAAAGCTTCGCATGCAGATTCGGTGGCTGGAACCACAACTTGAAGCCCATCGCGGACAGCTCAAAGAAGCGGTGGATGAGATGAGGATCATGGACGCCAAATACCAAGAGGCATCCACCATGCTGAAGAAGGAGCTTTCTCAGAGCTGCCGCGAAGTTCTGAGGTTGAGAGAAATGCTTAAAGAATCACAGGGCACTCGAAACTGA
- the LOC101757112 gene encoding kinesin-like protein KIN-7I isoform X1 — translation MERIHVAVRSRPLSPEDARSSPWRISGNTIAHSAQSFTRFEFDRIFGEECRTAEVYETRTKRIVDSVVRGFNGTVFAYGQTNSGKTHTMRGSTNEPGIIPLAVQDLFQRIEEHMDREFLVRMSYMEIYNEDINDLLVPEHRKLQIHESSEKGIFVAGLREEIVTCAEQVMDFMSFGESHRHIGETNMNLYSSRSHTIFRMVIESREKGDDNEVEDSCDAVRVSVLNLVDLAGSERAAKTGAEGVRLKEGSHINKSLMTLGTVIKKLSEGIDGQGGHVPYRDSKLTRILQPALGGNSNTAIICNITLAQVHADETKSSLQFASRALRVTNCACVNEILTDAALLKRQKKEIEELRAKLRNSQSDHWGEEILNLRNTLLQSELEKERIALELEEEKKAKEQRDRRLIEQAKKIENLSSLVLNSERDDRSTAFSKDKRRVTWCPGPNTRQIGIEVLGPAAEGRASSTVRNERNMGIPPRFEELMQGSYASNDEPSSGACSSSDISKDSEDVSLPDSHALLHVTRRKPNTMKKSDQEQFGGTTGELVIPQDPCDGNDALQSQESTASCVVSSLSARESEAIFVIKQLQDQIKLLEAEKSSIQTNLDDVLELATQQKTSFSEKYEELQQNALAAQEQAKVANEKLSTLSANVKSNQEVAYGFLSNVLMETRGITLETDQLGNSVDSALSFIDELCQNLLTMAQGILEVKHSAHEDITQIGSMIMDYEKLLACLMEKFCKLESEKKLLEEQSQDQQNEIDKLKSSLESCEKAIDDCTLQHELEKDSILSDLLNLQKEVSTLSSSSLMKEKESIRKELDRTKAKLRETENKLKNSIQEKIKLQSEKAEAHKEVKKLQSQRTLLERDLRKRDSVTVDKRHELNSMPQELAEVFDQAVQMQEEYQKLEVHAFNMETEISSLQEALTTSIAEKDEALSKVELMTSELEDLANKLNSSESERNSLSDEIALLTKKSIASESILKRLEASFNSVSREKEDMGMQLTDALLDMESEKSIWTAKERAYLETNQRLNICLDENRKLSEDLIKVRQELVCCRERCRTLEEKLALSLEGDMNEKGIKCCEACKGSDQAVEKGRTIDGAIGENELQKQLLMITEERNSLLSETQQMRLIVNEAEVLKENCNIKLIHAKATVDELSSRISVMEVNMKNDAVAHNKEKTKLRMQIRWLEPQLEAHRGQLKEAVDEMRIMDAKYQEASTMLKKELSQSCREVLRLREMLKESQGTRN, via the exons ATGGAGCGGATCCACGTCGCCGTGCGCTCGCGGCCGCTCTCCCCGGAGGACGCGCGGAGCAGCCCGTGGAGGATCTCCGGCAACACCATTGCACACTCCGCACAGTCCTTCACCCGCTTCGAATTTG ACAGGATATTCGGCGAGGAATGCCGCACCGCCGAGGTCTACGAGACTCGCACCAAGCGCATCGTCGATTCCGTGGTCCGAGGGTTCAATG GCACTGTTTTTGCATATGGTCAAACTAATAGTGGGAAGACCCACACGATGAGAGGATCCACCAATGAACCTGGAATAATACCACTTGCAGTTCAAGACTTATTCCAGCGCATTGAAGAG CATATGGACAGAGAATTTCTTGTCCGGATGTCTTATATGGAAATTTACAATGAAGACATTAATGACCTTCTTGTGCCAGAACATCGGAAGTTGCAGATTCATGAGAGTAGTGAG AAAGGAATATTTGTTGCTGGTTTAAGAGAAGAGATTGTTACATGCGCGGAGCAGGTCATGGATTTTATGTCTTTTGGAGAAT CTCACCGGCATATTGGAGAGACAAACATGAATCTTTACAGCAGCCGTTCTCACACTATATTTCGCATG GTAATTGAGAGCAGAGAAAAAGGTGATGACAATGAAGTTGAAGATTCTTGTGATGCTGTACGAGTATCCGTATTG AACCTTGTCGACTTAGCTGGCTCAGAACGAGCTGCAAAGACTGGTGCAGAGGGTGTGAGGCTTAAGGAGGGTTCTCATATTAACAAAAGTCTCATGACTCTTGGTACGGTTATAAAGAAACTTAGTGAAGGCATAGATGGTCAAGG CGGACATGTCCCGTACCGTGACAGTAAACTGACAAGGATATTGCAGCCTGCTCTGGGTGGAAATTCTAACACAGCTATCATCTGTAATATAACACTTGCACAG GTCCATGCTGATGAGACAAAAAGCAGCTTGCAATTTGCAAGTAGAGCATTGCGTGTAACAAATTGTGCATGCGTTAATGAG ATTTTGACAGATGCCGCGTTATTAAAACGCCAGAAGAAAGAAATAGAGGAGCTCCGTGCAAAACTTAGG AACTCTCAAAGTGATCATTGGGGCGAAGAAATTCTGAATTTGCGGAACACGCTACTGCAG AGTGAACTGGAAAAGGAAAGAATTGCTTTAGAGTTGGAGGAGGAAAAGAAAGCTAAAGAGCAGCGTGACAGACGCTTGATTGAACAGGCAAAGAAAATTGAGAATCTTAGTTCATTGGTATTAAATTCAGAGAGAGATGACAGGAGTACTGCTTTTAGTAAG GACAAAAGAAGGGTAACATGGTGTCCTGGACCAAACACAAGGCAAATTGGTATTGAG GTTTTAGGACCAGCTGCAGAAGGTCGTGCAAGCAGCACAGTTAGAAATGAACGCAATATGGGAATACCGCCGCGTTTTGAAGAGTTAATGCAAGGAAGCTATGCAAGTAATGATGAGCCTAGTTCTGGCGCTTGCTCATCTAGTGATATATCCAAAGACAGTGAAGATGTTTCTCTTCCTGACTCACATGCTTTGCTGCATGTTACCCGAAGAAAGCCAAATACAATG AAGAAATCAGATCAGGAGCAATTCGGGGGGACAACTGGTGAACTAGTAATACCCCAGGACCCTTGTGATGGGAATGATGCTCTGCAAAGTCAGGAAAGCACTGCGTCTTGTGTAGTTAGTAGCTTATCTGCTCGAGAGTCCGAAGCCATTTTTGTCATTAAACAACTTCAAGATCAG ATCAAGTTGTTGGAGGCAGAGAAGAGTTCTATTCAAACTAATTTGGATGATGTTCTTGAGTTGGCAACTCAACAGAAGACCTCGTTCAGTGAGAAGTATGAAGAG CTTCAGCAGAATGCTCTAGCCGCACAAGAACAAGCAAAGGTTGCTAACGAGAAGCTCTCCACACTGTCTGCTAATGTAAAATCCAACCAG GAAGTAGCATACGGATTCCTCAGTAATGTATTGATGGAGACTCGAGGAATAACTTTGGAGACAGATCAGTTGGGAAACTCAGTTGATAGTGCTCTTTCTTTTATTGATGAACTTTGTCAGAATCTCTTGACTATGGCACAAGGCATTCTT GAAGTAAAGCACTCAGCTCATGAAGATATTACACAGATCGGTTCTATGATTATGGATTATGAGAAACTGTTGGCCTGTTTGATGGAAAAATTCTGCAAACTTGAATCAGAGAAG AAACTATTAGAGGAACAATCCCAAGATCAACAAAATGAAATTGATAAACTGAAGTCCAGTCTGGAAAGCTGTGAGAAGGCCATAGAT GACTGTACTCTTCAACATGAACTGGAGAAGGACAGCATTCTCTCAGATCTCCTAAACCTCCAAAAGGAAGTATCGACCTTGTCATCATCTTCTTTGATGAAAGAAAAGGAATCTATCCGAAAGGAACTTGATAGGACTAAAGCAAAGTTAAGAGAGACTGAGAACAAACTTAAGAATTCCATTCAGGAGAAAATAAAACTTCAG AGTGAAAAAGCAGAGGCCCACAAAGAAGTTAAGAAATTGCAAAGCCAGAGAACTTTGCTTGAACGTGATTTACGGAAACGTGACTCAGTCACTGTTGACAAAAGGCATGAGCTGAATTCCATGCCACAGGAACTCGCTGAAGTTTTTGATCAAGCTGTCCAGATGCAG GAGGAGTATCAAAAGCTTGAGGTGCATGCTTTTAATATGGAGACGGAAATTTCTTCTTTACAAGAAGCTTTAACTACTTCAATCGCTGAAAAGGATGAAGCATTGTCTAAAGTGGAGCTTATGACATCAGAACTAGAAGATCTTGCGAATAAATTGAATTCATCTGAATCAGAGAGGAACTCATTAAGCGATGAGATTGCACTTCTG ACCAAAAAATCAATTGCGTCCGAATCTATTCTTAAAAGATTGGAGGCTTCTTTCAATTCTGTATCAAGGGAAAAGGAAGATATGGGAATG CAACTTACTGATGCCCTTCTGGACATGGAGTCTGAAAAATCAATTTGGACAGCAAAGGAGAGGGCATATCTAGAAACTAATCAGAGATTGAATATTTGCCTGGATGAGAACCGCAAACTTTCAGAAGATTTGATTAAG GTGAGGCAAGAGCTGGTGTGTTGTAGAGAACGGTGCAGAACTCTGGAGGAAAAACTGGCTCTTTCCCTGGAGGGTGACATGAATGAGAAAGGAATAAAATGCTG CGAGGCTTGTAAAGGATCCGACCAAGCTGTGGAGAAAGGAAGAACCATTGATGGTGCTATAGGTGAAAAT GAACTTCAGAAACAACTTTTGATGATTACCGAAGAGCGTAATAGTTTACTTTCTGAGACACAGCAGATGAGGTTAATCGTCAATGAAGCAGAGGTTTTGAAAGAGAATTGTAACATAAAG TTAATACATGCCAAAGCTACAGTAGATGAGTTGAGCTCTAGGATATCTGTCATGGAAGTCAATATGAAAAAT GATGCTGTGGCTCATAACAAAGAGAAGACAAAGCTTCGCATGCAGATTCGGTGGCTGGAACCACAACTTGAAGCCCATCGCGGACAGCTCAAAGAAGCGGTGGATGAGATGAGGATCATGGACGCCAAATACCAAGAGGCATCCACCATGCTGAAGAAGGAGCTTTCTCAGAGCTGCCGCGAAGTTCTGAGGTTGAGAGAAATGCTTAAAGAATCACAGGGCACTCGAAACTGA
- the LOC101757112 gene encoding kinesin-like protein KIN-7I isoform X6 — translation MDFMSFGESHRHIGETNMNLYSSRSHTIFRMVIESREKGDDNEVEDSCDAVRVSVLNLVDLAGSERAAKTGAEGVRLKEGSHINKSLMTLGTVIKKLSEGIDGQGGHVPYRDSKLTRILQPALGGNSNTAIICNITLAQVHADETKSSLQFASRALRVTNCACVNEILTDAALLKRQKKEIEELRAKLRNSQSDHWGEEILNLRNTLLQSELEKERIALELEEEKKAKEQRDRRLIEQAKKIENLSSLVLNSERDDRSTAFSKDKRRVTWCPGPNTRQIGIEVLGPAAEGRASSTVRNERNMGIPPRFEELMQGSYASNDEPSSGACSSSDISKDSEDVSLPDSHALLHVTRRKPNTMKKSDQEQFGGTTGELVIPQDPCDGNDALQSQESTASCVVSSLSARESEAIFVIKQLQDQIKLLEAEKSSIQTNLDDVLELATQQKTSFSEKYEELQQNALAAQEQAKVANEKLSTLSANVKSNQEVAYGFLSNVLMETRGITLETDQLGNSVDSALSFIDELCQNLLTMAQGILEVKHSAHEDITQIGSMIMDYEKLLACLMEKFCKLESEKKLLEEQSQDQQNEIDKLKSSLESCEKAIDDCTLQHELEKDSILSDLLNLQKEVSTLSSSSLMKEKESIRKELDRTKAKLRETENKLKNSIQEKIKLQSEKAEAHKEVKKLQSQRTLLERDLRKRDSVTVDKRHELNSMPQELAEVFDQAVQMQEEYQKLEVHAFNMETEISSLQEALTTSIAEKDEALSKVELMTSELEDLANKLNSSESERNSLSDEIALLTKKSIASESILKRLEASFNSVSREKEDMGMQLTDALLDMESEKSIWTAKERAYLETNQRLNICLDENRKLSEDLIKVRQELVCCRERCRTLEEKLALSLEGDMNEKGIKCCEACKGSDQAVEKGRTIDGAIGENELQKQLLMITEERNSLLSETQQMRLIVNEAEVLKENCNIKLIHAKATVDELSSRISVMEVNMKNDAVAHNKEKTKLRMQIRWLEPQLEAHRGQLKEAVDEMRIMDAKYQEASTMLKKELSQSCREVLRLREMLKESQGTRN, via the exons ATGGATTTTATGTCTTTTGGAGAAT CTCACCGGCATATTGGAGAGACAAACATGAATCTTTACAGCAGCCGTTCTCACACTATATTTCGCATG GTAATTGAGAGCAGAGAAAAAGGTGATGACAATGAAGTTGAAGATTCTTGTGATGCTGTACGAGTATCCGTATTG AACCTTGTCGACTTAGCTGGCTCAGAACGAGCTGCAAAGACTGGTGCAGAGGGTGTGAGGCTTAAGGAGGGTTCTCATATTAACAAAAGTCTCATGACTCTTGGTACGGTTATAAAGAAACTTAGTGAAGGCATAGATGGTCAAGG CGGACATGTCCCGTACCGTGACAGTAAACTGACAAGGATATTGCAGCCTGCTCTGGGTGGAAATTCTAACACAGCTATCATCTGTAATATAACACTTGCACAG GTCCATGCTGATGAGACAAAAAGCAGCTTGCAATTTGCAAGTAGAGCATTGCGTGTAACAAATTGTGCATGCGTTAATGAG ATTTTGACAGATGCCGCGTTATTAAAACGCCAGAAGAAAGAAATAGAGGAGCTCCGTGCAAAACTTAGG AACTCTCAAAGTGATCATTGGGGCGAAGAAATTCTGAATTTGCGGAACACGCTACTGCAG AGTGAACTGGAAAAGGAAAGAATTGCTTTAGAGTTGGAGGAGGAAAAGAAAGCTAAAGAGCAGCGTGACAGACGCTTGATTGAACAGGCAAAGAAAATTGAGAATCTTAGTTCATTGGTATTAAATTCAGAGAGAGATGACAGGAGTACTGCTTTTAGTAAG GACAAAAGAAGGGTAACATGGTGTCCTGGACCAAACACAAGGCAAATTGGTATTGAG GTTTTAGGACCAGCTGCAGAAGGTCGTGCAAGCAGCACAGTTAGAAATGAACGCAATATGGGAATACCGCCGCGTTTTGAAGAGTTAATGCAAGGAAGCTATGCAAGTAATGATGAGCCTAGTTCTGGCGCTTGCTCATCTAGTGATATATCCAAAGACAGTGAAGATGTTTCTCTTCCTGACTCACATGCTTTGCTGCATGTTACCCGAAGAAAGCCAAATACAATG AAGAAATCAGATCAGGAGCAATTCGGGGGGACAACTGGTGAACTAGTAATACCCCAGGACCCTTGTGATGGGAATGATGCTCTGCAAAGTCAGGAAAGCACTGCGTCTTGTGTAGTTAGTAGCTTATCTGCTCGAGAGTCCGAAGCCATTTTTGTCATTAAACAACTTCAAGATCAG ATCAAGTTGTTGGAGGCAGAGAAGAGTTCTATTCAAACTAATTTGGATGATGTTCTTGAGTTGGCAACTCAACAGAAGACCTCGTTCAGTGAGAAGTATGAAGAG CTTCAGCAGAATGCTCTAGCCGCACAAGAACAAGCAAAGGTTGCTAACGAGAAGCTCTCCACACTGTCTGCTAATGTAAAATCCAACCAG GAAGTAGCATACGGATTCCTCAGTAATGTATTGATGGAGACTCGAGGAATAACTTTGGAGACAGATCAGTTGGGAAACTCAGTTGATAGTGCTCTTTCTTTTATTGATGAACTTTGTCAGAATCTCTTGACTATGGCACAAGGCATTCTT GAAGTAAAGCACTCAGCTCATGAAGATATTACACAGATCGGTTCTATGATTATGGATTATGAGAAACTGTTGGCCTGTTTGATGGAAAAATTCTGCAAACTTGAATCAGAGAAG AAACTATTAGAGGAACAATCCCAAGATCAACAAAATGAAATTGATAAACTGAAGTCCAGTCTGGAAAGCTGTGAGAAGGCCATAGAT GACTGTACTCTTCAACATGAACTGGAGAAGGACAGCATTCTCTCAGATCTCCTAAACCTCCAAAAGGAAGTATCGACCTTGTCATCATCTTCTTTGATGAAAGAAAAGGAATCTATCCGAAAGGAACTTGATAGGACTAAAGCAAAGTTAAGAGAGACTGAGAACAAACTTAAGAATTCCATTCAGGAGAAAATAAAACTTCAG AGTGAAAAAGCAGAGGCCCACAAAGAAGTTAAGAAATTGCAAAGCCAGAGAACTTTGCTTGAACGTGATTTACGGAAACGTGACTCAGTCACTGTTGACAAAAGGCATGAGCTGAATTCCATGCCACAGGAACTCGCTGAAGTTTTTGATCAAGCTGTCCAGATGCAG GAGGAGTATCAAAAGCTTGAGGTGCATGCTTTTAATATGGAGACGGAAATTTCTTCTTTACAAGAAGCTTTAACTACTTCAATCGCTGAAAAGGATGAAGCATTGTCTAAAGTGGAGCTTATGACATCAGAACTAGAAGATCTTGCGAATAAATTGAATTCATCTGAATCAGAGAGGAACTCATTAAGCGATGAGATTGCACTTCTG ACCAAAAAATCAATTGCGTCCGAATCTATTCTTAAAAGATTGGAGGCTTCTTTCAATTCTGTATCAAGGGAAAAGGAAGATATGGGAATG CAACTTACTGATGCCCTTCTGGACATGGAGTCTGAAAAATCAATTTGGACAGCAAAGGAGAGGGCATATCTAGAAACTAATCAGAGATTGAATATTTGCCTGGATGAGAACCGCAAACTTTCAGAAGATTTGATTAAG GTGAGGCAAGAGCTGGTGTGTTGTAGAGAACGGTGCAGAACTCTGGAGGAAAAACTGGCTCTTTCCCTGGAGGGTGACATGAATGAGAAAGGAATAAAATGCTG CGAGGCTTGTAAAGGATCCGACCAAGCTGTGGAGAAAGGAAGAACCATTGATGGTGCTATAGGTGAAAAT GAACTTCAGAAACAACTTTTGATGATTACCGAAGAGCGTAATAGTTTACTTTCTGAGACACAGCAGATGAGGTTAATCGTCAATGAAGCAGAGGTTTTGAAAGAGAATTGTAACATAAAG TTAATACATGCCAAAGCTACAGTAGATGAGTTGAGCTCTAGGATATCTGTCATGGAAGTCAATATGAAAAAT GATGCTGTGGCTCATAACAAAGAGAAGACAAAGCTTCGCATGCAGATTCGGTGGCTGGAACCACAACTTGAAGCCCATCGCGGACAGCTCAAAGAAGCGGTGGATGAGATGAGGATCATGGACGCCAAATACCAAGAGGCATCCACCATGCTGAAGAAGGAGCTTTCTCAGAGCTGCCGCGAAGTTCTGAGGTTGAGAGAAATGCTTAAAGAATCACAGGGCACTCGAAACTGA